A DNA window from Gigantopelta aegis isolate Gae_Host chromosome 4, Gae_host_genome, whole genome shotgun sequence contains the following coding sequences:
- the LOC121369703 gene encoding protein ALP1-like, with protein MRRCLEPGIKVAITLRYLATGDSYMSMAYGFWVAPNTICSVVPEVCQAIYDEFHEELIKCPSSPDEWREVAKGFADRWNFHNCIGAIDGKHVKIQAPANSGSLYYNCKGTFSIVLMAVVDSQYKLLYIDVGANGSCSDGGVFKGTSLYKALDQGKAGLPPPEPLPNSQVPVHYNLVADAAFAQKSWLVKPFSQRNLTKQMRIFNYRLSRARNPVENTFGILAQRFRCLLGTILVRPDRAIKIVLACCCLHNLLVERKPQKVQRRVDFEDPDTHELVEGSWRQEDQVLLPLQNTGRNTTTKAGKDLKDFPMDYYNGSGSVEWQDRMVDPAYIVKKRKKWVQRPEQQPQPQPEPVPEDSSTEDSRTA; from the coding sequence ATGAGAAGATGCTTGGAACCTGGGATCAAGGTTGCCATTACCTTGAGATATCTGGCCACTGGTGACTCATACATGTCCATGGCCTATGGTTTCTGGGTTGCTCCTAACACCATCTGCAGTGTAGTGCCTGAAGTATGTCAAGCTATCTACGATGAGTTCCATGAAGAGTTGATCAAGTGTCCCAGTAGCCCTGATGAGTGGAGAGAAGTGGCCAAGGGATTTGCTGATCGATGGAACTTCCACAACTGTATTGGGGCGATTGATGGCAAGCATGTGAAGATCCAAGCACCTGCCAATAGTGGGAGTCTCTATTACAATTGCAAGGGAACTTTCTCTATTGTTTTGATGGCAGTGGTTGATTCCCAGTACAAGTTGCTCTACATAGATGTTGGTGCCAATGGAAGCTGTTCTGATGGGGGAGTATTCAAGGGAACTAGTCTGTACAAGGCCCTTGACCAGGGGAAGGCTGGCCTGCCACCTCCAGAGCCACTACCCAACAGCCAGGTGCCTGTTCATTATAACCTAGTTGCAGATGCTGCCTTTGCACAGAAGAGTTGGCTTGTGAAGCCCTTCTCCCAGAGGAACTTGACCAAGCAGATGAGGATCTTCAATTACAGGCTGTCAAGGGCCAGAAATCCAGTGGAGAATACATTTGGTATTCTGGCCCAGCGCTTCAGGTGCCTTCTTGGTACAATCTTGGTGAGACCAGACAGAGCTATCAAGATCGTGTTGGCATGCTGTTGCCTGCACAACCTGCtggtagagaggaaacctcagAAAGTGCAGAGGAGAGTGGACTTTGAAGATCCTGACACCCATGAACTAGTTGAGGGAAGTTGGCGCCAAGAAGACCAGGTCTTGTTACCACTCCAGAATACTGGGAGAAACACAACAACCAAGGCAGGAAAGGATCTCAAAGACTTTCCGATGGATTACTACAATGGATCTGGAAGTGTGGAGTGGCAAGACAGAATGGTAGATCCAGCATACATCGttaagaagagaaagaagtggGTCCAGAGGCCAGAACAGCAGCCACAGCCACAACCTGAACCAGTACCAGAAGACAGCAGTACAGAGGACAGCAGGACAGCATGA